From the Cyanobacteria bacterium FACHB-DQ100 genome, the window TTATGCAGCAGCAGAAATTCACTCGACCTTAATGGTTCCCTTGATTTGCCAGCAAGAACTGATTGCGATTCTCGCGCTCCACGAGTGCGGCAAAAGTCGCACTTGGCAACCCGAAGAAATTGATCTCATTCACACGGTTGCAGATCAGGCAGCACTTGCGCTTTCGCAGGCGTACAACTATGAACAAGTCCGCGCTCTGGCAAAACGAGAAGCGTTAATCAACACGATCACGACCGCAATACGATCGAGCCTTGATCCTCAAGATATCTTTGCCGCGATTACACAACAGCTTGGGCAGGGATTGCAGGTCGATGGCTGTGCCTTATCGCTCTGGACAGAAGATGCTGCCTTTGTGCAATGTGTGGGACTGCATGATTCGAGTTGGCAAGACCAAAAGCCATCCGAAGCGCTTCTCCCACAGTCGAGTATCCCCATTGAGGGCAACCCCGTTTTAAAACAACTGATTGCGACGCAGCAACCCGTTGTTCTAAGCGACTTAAATGAGCATAGTGAATTCAACACCTCAGACTTCCACACTCCAGCGCGGGCGCTGCTTGTCGTTCCGTTGATTACCGACGGCAAAATTATCGGCAGCATTTCGCTGCGGCAGAACTCTCGATCGCGCCACTGGCAAGCCTCAGAAATTCAACTCGCGCAATCGGTAGCCGCCCAAGCTGCGATCGCTGTACAGCAATCTCGCCTTTACCAAACCACCCGTCAGCAAGCCGAGAAATTGCTGCAACTCGATCGTGCCAAAACAGAGTTTTTCCAAAATATCTCACACGAGCTTCGGACTCCCTTGACCTTGATGCTCGGCCCGCTTGAAACCGCCGTTTCATCCAGTCAGGGTCTTTCGCTAGAACAATCCACGGTTGCCCTCCGCAACTCGCGTCGCCTGCTGCGGTTGGTCAATCAACTCTTGGATCTTCAGCGCCTAGATGCGGGAAGAATGCAGCCCAAGTTTCAACCCTGTAACTTAGCGGAGTTTGTCAGACAAATTGTTGAAACCTTCCGTCCGTACTGTGAGAAAAAAGGACTGCATCTGGTGACGCAGTTAGAGCCTTGTTCGCAGGTTTATCTAGACCTCGAAAAATTTGACAAGGTGCTGTACAACTTGCTCTCGAATGCAATGAAGTTTACTCCCACAGGAGAGAGCATCACCGTCGCTTTAGAGGCGATCGAGGATCACTGCTGCTTAAGGGTGCGAGACACGGGAATTGGGATTCGCGAGGATCAACTGCCGCACTTGTTTGAGCGGTTCCGTCAGGCGGAGGGATCTGAAAATCGCAGCTTTGAAGGAACAGGACTGGGACTTGCACTGGTAAAAGAACTAGTGGAACTTCACAACGGAGAAATCAACGTAGAATCAGCGTATGAGCAGGGAACCACCTTCACGATCGAGTTGAAATTGGGAGCCGATCATCTGCCGCCCGATCAGGTCGTTGATGCCCAGTCTGATGTGCAGACGAGCCGAGCCGCGATCGAACTTGCTGATTTAGACGTTGAACTGCAAGACGATTGCGACCTTGAACCGCACATCATCGTGCCATCCGTGCATGAGCATCAACCCACCATTCTGGTTGTGGATGATAATCCGGATCTTCGCTCCTATGTTTCTGGCGTACTGAGGAAACAGGGCTACCAAGTTTGGGCTGCCCGCAATGGTGCAGAAGGGTTTGAGCAAGCGAGAACGCATCATCCGTCTTTAATTGTGACCGATCTGATGATGCCGATTGTGTCGGGTCTCGATATGATTCGCATGATTCGATCGCAAGACGCTCTCAAAGGCACACCGATCATTCTTCTGACTGCTAAAGCCGACGAAGACACGCGAATTCAAGGGGTAGAGCGGGGAGCAGACGCTTATTTAGCGAAGCCATTTAACGATCGAGAGTTGCTGGCTGAAGTCCGAAACCTCCTTGCGCTGAAAGAGAACGAGCAGCGGATTTCTCGCATTAACACTTATCTAACTGAGTCGGTTTTAAGCCGATTCTTGCCGCCAACGCTGGTGAAACGGGCTGCTCAAGGTGATCTCACCCTTGATCTTCGTCCTGAACCCCGGATGATTACGGTGTTGTTCAGCGATATTGTCGGATTTACCCAGCTTTCTAATACCCTGCGATCGCGGCGAGTGGCTGAACTTTTGAATGAATATCTGACCGCGATGACGAGCTGCGTGTTTGATAATGGCGGCACGGTTGATAAATTTATGGGCGATGCAATTCTGGCAATCTTTGGCGCGCCGGAAGAGCTGACTCCAAATGAACAAGTCCGCCGAGCGATCGCGACTGCTCGCCAAATGTATCGGACGCTCGATCAACTCAATGCCCACTGGGAAACTCAAGGCATCGATCGCGTCCGCTTCCGCTGCGGCATTCATCAAGGAACGGCAGTGGTGGGAATGTTTGGGGGTGAAGAACGAGCGGATTACACGGCAATTGGGCCCAGCGTGAATATTGCAGCCCGTTTGCAAGAGGCGGCAGCTCCGGGGTCGATCCTGATTTCTGCGGCGGTTGCGGACTATGTCGATGAAGACAACATTACTAAGGAAAGCCCGCTGAAGCTTAAGGGAGTAGATGAAACCGTTCTTACTTTTTCAATTAGCCCCTATCCGAATCAGATCCCGATGCGCCATTAACAAGGGCAGGAACTAAATCGCGGCGATCGTAGACGAGAGAGCTAGGATAGGAACGTGGTTTCGATTGCTTTCCGTGTGGGTGAGAGTTGGGCATGGGATTTTCTGGTTTAACGGCTCGATCGAAAGCGCAAGATTCTCCGGTACTCTGGCTGTCTTTCTTAGCTGGATCGCTTGTGGTGCATCTTGCAGCAATTTTGATTGGGCGCTGGTATTTTTCTCAAACGGCAAGCCCTCCGGCTGGAATGGCTCAGGCTCCCTTAGATTTTGTGGAAATTGATCCGAATGCGCCGCCGCTCAAGCAGCCGCAACGAACTGTGCCTTCAAGCCCACAACCCCAAACACAAGCAAAAGCAGCGCCGCCTCAAACTTTGCCGGCGGAGCCAGCCCAACCACCAAACTCAATTCAGAGTCTCGCCCGTCAGTCTGCACCTGAGCGATCGCGCGATCCACTTGCTCCTAGCCCTGCCCCGCTGAATTCGTCAGCCGGAGCGCCGAGTCGAACGCGGAGAGCGGTGGAATCCTTACAGCCTGGACAATCCCCAGCCGAGAGATCGACTTCTAGGCAGAATTCGACGGATTCACCTCGATCAACGACCAACCCGAACCCGACGACAAATTCAGGCAGTGGTAATTCTCAGTCTTCCGCTCCATCTCCAGGAACGTCATCCCCTTCTACGTCCCCTCCTGCATCCCAAACTCCTGACACTACTAAACCGGAAAATCTAGGCAAACCGGAAAATCCAGGTGATGCTACAACAGGAAACCCAACGCTGCCATCGGGAGCTGGAGAGCCATTGTCTATCGCGACGGGCATCCGAGGTGAAGTCTATGGAACACTTCAGGAAGATACTTATCGACCTGAACAATATGCAAGAGGTACCGTTGCCCTAAAATCGGCGGCTCTACCTGAAATTAAAGTAGAATTTCCAAGCAAGCTTCCGGTCAATGCTCTAGATTTGCGGTTGGGTCTTGTCATCAACCCAGAGGGACAGGTTGTAGCAGCAGATGTGCGAGAGGATAGCCCAACGCTGAAGCAAAATCCGAATCTGAATGATCCAAGAGTGCGAGCAGATATTCAGTCGATCGTGAACGGTCTTGTGCTTCAAGCAAACGCAGACGGAAGTTTGGCGTTTAATGTCAATCTGGAATCTAAACAAGTAGATGCCTACCGAATTATGAATATTCGGCTCAATATCAATCAGTGAGGTTCACGGCTCCTGCTTAGAGATGCAGGAGCTGTGATGTTTGATTAACCTTTTGCTTTTGCCTCCAAATTTTCGAGACGGCTCTTGAGGTCTTGATTTTCTTTTTTGAGCTGATCAAGTTCTTCACGCAGTTGTTTGACGGCTTTGTCCGAACCTGCATTTTTCTGCACAGTTTGAATTGACTCCTCGGCAATGCGACGAACGCGACCATCAGGAGTTTGATCAGCAAGCGATTGTAATAGCCCGATCGCTTTAGTCGTCTCCATCTGTCCTAGTGCAACAGCAACAGCGACTTGAGTGAGGAAGAACGTTTCGCGGGAAAGCGCTTTCAGCCGTTCTAGAATCCGCTCTAAATTGATGTTGTCTTGTCCGGTAGAGATTGTGCCAAGCGCGCGAATGGCTGCAAGACGGAGCGGTTGTGGCACTCCGGGCTGTGTGTACTCCAGAATTAAGTTCAGTGCGGCTTCTGAGGTCTTAAGCTGGCTCAAAGCCCCGATCGCGCCTGCTCTGACGACTTCGTTCCAGCCTTGTCGCTGTTTGAGAACCGAATCGATCAGTTTTAGGGTTTGTTCTTCGGATGCGTTGCTGAGTCCTGATGCGGCAACTTTTCCAAAGCTTCGCAGCGCAGTCGCTTCGACATAATAGCTGGCATCGCCGGCTTCGACGATCGCGCCTAATGCGGCATAGCTTTCCGGTGTCGCAATCTGCGCGAGACTCCCGACGATCGCTCGTCTCACTCGCGCATCTGAATCATTTAATCCTACGATGACGGCTTCAACGGCTTGATCGAGTTTAATGCTGGCAAGATTTTCGGCAACTTCGGCGCGGACTCCCCAGAAGCGATCGTTCTTCAACGAGTCGGATAAAGTTTTTACTGCTTCGAGCCCACCTTTTTTGGCGATCGCCTGCGCTGCATAGATGCGTGAGACTGGATCAGGATCGGACTGTAATTGGGCTTTGAGTTCGGGGAGTGGATACTCTAGCTCAACCGTTTTGAGGTGATAGTTATCGACATCAAAGCTAATGAAATCGGGTTTCTTCTCTAGCGGGAAGTAGAAGCTTTGTTCCTTCTCGTGAACCCGAACTGTAAAAGTTTTTTGATCAACCCTGCCCTCATTCACGAAGCTAATGCCGATCGGAATTCTCAGATCAAACAATTCTGATTGTGATTGTGTCACCGTAATCTTTGCAAGGTTGCTATCTGAATCCCAACTATAGCCAATCTTGAAATCGGGATGTCCACCACGATAGACATACTGATCAAATAGGAAGGTGAGATTCCGTCCGGTGGCTTTTTCGATCGCTCGTAACAAGTCAATCGTTTCAACCGTGCGGTGAGCATTGTCATTGAGAAAAGTTGCGATCGATCGATAAAACAACTCATCGCCTAACTGGGCTCGCATCATGTGATAAACACAAGAGCCTTTCTCGTAGATGTGACGATCGTAAAGCTCGATCGCTTCCCGGTAAACGTGCGTCACGAGCGATCGACGATAGCGGGAAGCATCCTCATCAAGATACTGTCGTGCTTGACCGAGCAAGTAATACAGCGCTTCTTCTCGTCCGTACTCTTCCTCTGTCCACATCACTTCTGCATAAGAAGCCATGCCTTCTTTCACCCAAGCGTGTGACCAATGCTTGATCACCACCAAATCGCCGAACCATTGATGCGCGAGTTCATGAGCAACTAGAGATTCAGTGTTGCGATTGTCGATCGCGGCTCGTTCGTCGAGCAAACAGCGATCGGTTAATAGTGTGGTTGAAGTATTTTCCATGCCGCCGAAGATAAAATCATCGACGCAGACCTGAGCATATTTCGGAAACGCATACGGATAGCCATATTTCTGACTATAGAACTCGATCATCCGGGGCGTTTTTCCCATACTGAGACGGGCTTGATCTTCTCGCCCTTTCTCCACATAGTACGTTACAGCTTTACCGTGCCATTGATCACGCAGTTCGGCAAAGTCCCCGATCGCCAACGTCATTAGATAAGTCGGATGAATTTCTTTTTGATGCCAGTGATAAATCTGCGTATCGCCGCGATCTTCTGTGGCGATCAATTCACCATTCGATACAGCATTCAACGGCTTCGGAATCTCGACTCGAATTTCTGAAGTCGCTAACTGTCCAGGATAGTCAAAGCAGGGAAACCAGAAGCGCGAATCTTCATCTTCGCCCTGCGTCCAGACTTGGGTTGGTTTATTGGGATAGTCTGGAGTCGGCGCGATGAAATAGATGCCTCGCTGCGGTTTCTCAACGTGATAGGCGATCGCTAAGTCAATCTTTTCACCGCTCTTTGTGGGTTGCTTGAGGTGAATCTGTAGCTGTTCGCCATCGTAGTCAAACGGCTGGGGCACATCATTAATTTTGACCGATGCAATGTTTAGATTCACCGCATCTAAGGTTAAGCGATCGATACCATTGCGAATCGGATTGAGCCGAATCGTGCAGGTTCCCTGGTAGCTTTGATTTGGAATATCGAGAACTAGATCGAGAAAAATATGCTCTACTTGACCCGGACGATCGGGATTGTAGTGAGGACGTGCGCCCGGTAGCTCGAATGATTTGTATCCATTTTCCGTATCTGTGGAGAATTGGCTCAGCATGGTCTATTTTCGCTTCTACGATTTTAAGTTTAGCGATAGTTTGCTCAAACGGAGGATTCCACGCACGATCAACACTCAAATCGATGTAATCAGTGTTACCCTGCTAGGGGGTACACTCAATACAATCCAAAGGCAGTCCAAAGGCAGTCCAAAGCGCTTCGTATTGAATTACAAATCATTGGAACTTTGCTCCACTCAGAAGGGACAAAACTCTCGTTCCTGTCTTATTCGCGAACCACTCCAAAAACTGACACATGCTTCGCTTGTTTTCCCGAAGCGGTATAAGTACGGCGTGTAGCCACTAATGTATCTACCGAAACCAATTTCATGAAAGCAAAGTTCACCCAAGCGCCTCAAGCTGATGCTGCCCGGCTGACTCCCCTCCCAAATGAAACTCCTCAGAACGATCGCATCGATCAACTTGCCGAGCAACTTAAAACAGAGCTTGAAACTGAGCTAAAGCTTTCCGGCGCGACGATCGCACAAATCGCCTATCGCATCGCGACCGAAGTGGATCGCATTTGCAGCAAGAGTGATCGGATTCAAGCTTCTGGACAGGTTAATTCTTGGCAACTGACGCTCGGACGCTACCGCATTCAAAAATGTGTGCGGTTTTATCAGCTTGGTTCTCAACGGGGTCGGGTCGAACTGCATAGTAATCTCAGCACGATGGTTTACCGCCCGATCGCGCCTGCTCATTTACAATTGACTTTTCAAGCCCGCTACACCTTGATTGAAGACTTTCTGCAAGGCTTTTACACCGAAGCACTGAGAGCCTGCCGTCGTGAAAACGAACTACCAGAAAACTATCAGCCGCGCACCCGCTTAGAACTTGCAGAATATATGGCATTTACAGAGCAGTACGCGAAACGGCGCATTACCTTACCGGCGAAACAAAATCAACAATTAATCATTCTACGCGCCCAGCGATTTGCAAGCCGTCAACCGCAAGAAATTGCCGTTGATATCGAAACTGCGATGGAGACTGCAAAATCAGATGAAGTCGAAGCATATGGGCGCTCTGGTGTGATCCAAATGATTCGTGAGCAGATGGTTTCAGAAAAGGTTGATCTATCGGAATCGGCATTGCGCGATCGTGTGGTCGTTGAACTGATGCGCTATCTCGAATCTCAGGGGCAAAAGGACTGTGTAGACTATCTGACGCTGAAGCTGCAAGATCTGTCAGTTCCAGAGATTGATGAACTGTTAGGGTTAACTCCACGCAAACGGGACTATCTCCAGCAGCGTTTTAAGTACCATGTTGAAAAGTTCACTACCTCTGACAATTGGAAACTGGTACATGAGTGGTTAGGAGCCGATCTCGATCAGAATCTGGGATTGCCTCCGAATCAGTGGGAGACATTTCTCAATGGACTGTCTGATGAAGAACAGCACTTGCTGCAATTAAAGCGATCGGGAGCGAGTGATCAAGAAATTACTGCAATGCTCAAATGTACTTCAAAGCAACTGCAAAAACGTTGGGGAGGACTGCTAGATTTGGCACGACAACAGCGCAATCAGGCAAAGTAAATTCGTGAATCGGTAGTGCAATGGGATGGAGAAATCTGTCCCATTTTTTCGTGCAGTTTTTAGATGAATGCTATCGGAATTGAGATTTTGAACTCGGTGCCTTTGTCGGGTTGCGAGTTAAAGGTCAATGAACCACCATGCTTTTCCACCACAATTTGATAACAAATTGAAAGACCTAATCCGGTTCCTTTGCCTTCTGGTTTGGTAGTAAAAAAGGCTTCAAACAAATGTTGCTGCACTTCTGGCGACATTCCTGCACCATTGTCTGAAATCCGAATGATAGCGTTGTTTTCTTCTATGTGAGTTGCGATCGTAATCGTATTCGGAGCTTTTTCAATCTCTGCATATTGTTTCCCTTGGCTGGAGTCTTCCAAAGCATCGATCGCGTTTGCCAGCAGATTCATAAAGACTTGGTTGAGTTGAGCCGCAAAGCAGCGTACTTCGGGAAGGGGTTCATACTGTTTGATGATTTGGATCGCGGGACGATCGGAACTCGCTTTCAGACGATGCGACAGAATCATCAGCGTTGAATCTAATCCTTTGTGTAAATCCGCAGGCTGTTTCTCGGTGCTATCGCTGCGCGAATAGCTGCGGAGTGAGTGCATAATGTCCCGAATTCGCTCAATTCCCAGCTTCATTGAATCAATCATCTTGGGCAGATCTTCGGCGACAAATTCTAAATCCATCTGATCGATCAACTCCGCGATCTCAGCGTGAGAATTCGGGTAAATTTCCTGATATTTGCGAACTAGCCCGATCAGCTCATCGACATACTGAGTGGCATATTTGAGATTGCCGGAGATAAAGCCAACTGGATTATTGACCTCATGAGCAACTCCCGCGACCAGTTGTCCCAAGCTAGAGATTTTTTCCGTTTGGATGAGTTGAGTTTGAGTCTGCTGAAGTTGGATCAGGGACTGTTCGAGTTGCGAGGCACGATCGCGCTCTCGTGCTTCAGCAATTTGCAGATTTTGGTATAAGGTGGCGTTAGAAATGGCAATGGCCATTTGAGTAGACAACAACGATAGGACTTTCCAGCGATCGCGCGTGAACGCATGAGTTAACTGGCGATGCTCCAGGTAAAAGATGCCGATTAACTGATTTTGATACTGCACAGGAAAACACAAAATTGATTTGGGTCGGTGCTTGAGGATGTAGGCATCCGTTGCAAACGTTGCATCGTTTGTCGCATCGTGAATTAACTGCTTTTCTTGAGTGCGAGCAACATAGTGAATGAGCGGAACCGGAACGGCTTCCTCTAGCAAGATTGGCAGCGATCGGATCAGCGTAATTCCAGAGCGATCGCTGATGCCTTGCGCTACAACGCGCCAACGAGTCTGTTCTTGATCTGCGAAGCGATCTTCATCTCGCAGCAAAATTACTCCGATTTGCGCTCCTGCATTCTCCATCACCACTCGAATCAGCGTTTCGAGCAGTTTATCAAGCTGAATTGCTTGTGAAATCACCTCGGAAGCTTTTAGAATCGTCGCGAGATCAAGAAGTTGGGAGGTGTCGGTACTACTTGAAGAGAGATGGGAAGCCGAGAAGGTCTGCTCGGTTGGGGTAGCATCAGTGGTGTAGATGAATTTTGAGAGTTGCGGATAGTTGCGCTCTAACTGTACAAGCTTCTCGGTCGCTCCCCAAGCTCGATAAAGATAGTAGGCTTCGAGCAAGAATGCTTGAGCAATCTTTTCTTTGCCATCTGCAATCCAAAACTTGGCAGCTTGCTCATTGATTAAAGCGATATTGGGTGTGAATTCGCTGAGAGTAGCTTGGGCGAGCGCTTGATCGTAGAGAGTGATCGCGCTGCTGCGATCGCCGGAGAGCCGTGCGATTTCTGCTTCGATGAGTTGATACTGATGCAGGAAGTTTTCAGGGCAATGCTCTGCCCAGACTTTCATCTGCTGCTGATTGTTCGATAGTTCTTGCCAGAGTTGTTTTTGCGTGCTGGAGTCGGCTTTGGGATATAGAGCAGATAAGATTAAGGAATGATAGAAATTAAAAGCAGCCAGTGAGATGCAGCCTGGAATGTATTGCAGCAAGGGTTTCGCGGCTTGAATACAGTCTAAAGCCTCACTTGGATGATCGAACAGGTAGAGAACTTGTGCTTTGAAGATTTGATAAAAGCAGATGGCTGAGAAACTGGAGTGCGATCGACAGTCTTCTAAGAACTGGCTCTCCTTTAGAGCCGACAAGTTTCCCTGAAGCGTCTGAATGGTAAGCTGACAAGCAGATAACATCTCTTGAGCTAGCTGATTTTGCGTCTGCTGTACAAACTTATGATAGTCAGGAAGCTTTAGGCTCAAGCTCTCTAAATCAATCCCTTGATAAAAACAATTGACCATCTGATGAGCAATGTTATAGCCCGCAAATTGAAGTTCTCCGGATTCCAGTCCTGCTTGATAGCCTTTCATGAATATGACTGCATCTTCTTTCAAAGGGCGCACCCAATGGTTCACTGATCCACCAATCACAACACAGACTTTGCACTTCTCGGCTTGATCCTTGAAGCGCTCGGCGAGGTTTAAGCTGAGCTGCCCAAATTCATAGCCCGATTGATATTCTCCCAGCATTGCTCCAAGAATTAAGCCATACTCTGAATACCCATAGGTCGATTCTGGAAGCTGCCCATACTTCAATGAGAGATTGACCAGCTTCATCACGACAATCATCCAGAGGACATGATTCGAGAAATACGTGGGCGCACCAAGCGCAACCAGTAGCTTTGCGGCAGTTTTTTGCTCTGGAACGCTCATCTCTTTGCCGTTGAGAATCTCAGAAATCTTTCTACCACTCAGGAGTAGCTTTGCTTGGGTAAGCTCTACTTCTAGAACGGCTTCTAGATCAGTTTCTGGAAATGCGATGTCTAGGAGATCGAGTGCCTTCTGCCCAGCGACGATCGCAGCTTGATACTGGGTTTTCAGCGTGTAGACAACAATCAAAAGTTTGTACAGTTCTGCTTGCTCTAGTGCAGATTTGACATGGATCAGACTACGATCGATGAGATCTTGCGCTGCCTCAAAGTTGCCTAATAGATACTCAACTTCCGCCTGCTCCCTATGCAAGCTCAGCATTAACTCATACTGCTCCGACCAAGCATCACCTAAGATGGTTCTGGCGCTTGTGAAGTATTGTTGTGCTGCACTGTAAGCAGTTGCCTGCTTTGCTTTGTACCCAGCTTGTAAATTTAGGTTTGCAAGTTCAAGCCGTTCTTGCGGAGCCGTAATTAAAGCTTGTCCAATGTTGAAATGCTCTGTTAATTCAAAAATCAGATCATTGCGTCGCTCAACAGGCGATTTTTCGTACAGCAATCGCCCAATTTGCAGATGAACCGATTGT encodes:
- a CDS encoding response regulator — protein: MKSRDTQKQKLLVVDDEPDNLDLLYRTFYREFKVLRAENGPTALDILDREGDIAVIISDQRMPMMSGTEFLSLTVSKYPDIIRIILTGYTDVEDLVEAINSGKVFKYVTKPWSDTELREVVKSAIDTHTLLKTRTEELRRTLQRESLLNAITSTIRSALSYDEILQTIVETIGKNFEVSGAIVCPFRDGEIQDQTFTYWKAATPAPELAPTIWEAYQVESIPDVQQCDRIQEVPDRQAAYAAAEIHSTLMVPLICQQELIAILALHECGKSRTWQPEEIDLIHTVADQAALALSQAYNYEQVRALAKREALINTITTAIRSSLDPQDIFAAITQQLGQGLQVDGCALSLWTEDAAFVQCVGLHDSSWQDQKPSEALLPQSSIPIEGNPVLKQLIATQQPVVLSDLNEHSEFNTSDFHTPARALLVVPLITDGKIIGSISLRQNSRSRHWQASEIQLAQSVAAQAAIAVQQSRLYQTTRQQAEKLLQLDRAKTEFFQNISHELRTPLTLMLGPLETAVSSSQGLSLEQSTVALRNSRRLLRLVNQLLDLQRLDAGRMQPKFQPCNLAEFVRQIVETFRPYCEKKGLHLVTQLEPCSQVYLDLEKFDKVLYNLLSNAMKFTPTGESITVALEAIEDHCCLRVRDTGIGIREDQLPHLFERFRQAEGSENRSFEGTGLGLALVKELVELHNGEINVESAYEQGTTFTIELKLGADHLPPDQVVDAQSDVQTSRAAIELADLDVELQDDCDLEPHIIVPSVHEHQPTILVVDDNPDLRSYVSGVLRKQGYQVWAARNGAEGFEQARTHHPSLIVTDLMMPIVSGLDMIRMIRSQDALKGTPIILLTAKADEDTRIQGVERGADAYLAKPFNDRELLAEVRNLLALKENEQRISRINTYLTESVLSRFLPPTLVKRAAQGDLTLDLRPEPRMITVLFSDIVGFTQLSNTLRSRRVAELLNEYLTAMTSCVFDNGGTVDKFMGDAILAIFGAPEELTPNEQVRRAIATARQMYRTLDQLNAHWETQGIDRVRFRCGIHQGTAVVGMFGGEERADYTAIGPSVNIAARLQEAAAPGSILISAAVADYVDEDNITKESPLKLKGVDETVLTFSISPYPNQIPMRH
- a CDS encoding M1 family metallopeptidase translates to MLSQFSTDTENGYKSFELPGARPHYNPDRPGQVEHIFLDLVLDIPNQSYQGTCTIRLNPIRNGIDRLTLDAVNLNIASVKINDVPQPFDYDGEQLQIHLKQPTKSGEKIDLAIAYHVEKPQRGIYFIAPTPDYPNKPTQVWTQGEDEDSRFWFPCFDYPGQLATSEIRVEIPKPLNAVSNGELIATEDRGDTQIYHWHQKEIHPTYLMTLAIGDFAELRDQWHGKAVTYYVEKGREDQARLSMGKTPRMIEFYSQKYGYPYAFPKYAQVCVDDFIFGGMENTSTTLLTDRCLLDERAAIDNRNTESLVAHELAHQWFGDLVVIKHWSHAWVKEGMASYAEVMWTEEEYGREEALYYLLGQARQYLDEDASRYRRSLVTHVYREAIELYDRHIYEKGSCVYHMMRAQLGDELFYRSIATFLNDNAHRTVETIDLLRAIEKATGRNLTFLFDQYVYRGGHPDFKIGYSWDSDSNLAKITVTQSQSELFDLRIPIGISFVNEGRVDQKTFTVRVHEKEQSFYFPLEKKPDFISFDVDNYHLKTVELEYPLPELKAQLQSDPDPVSRIYAAQAIAKKGGLEAVKTLSDSLKNDRFWGVRAEVAENLASIKLDQAVEAVIVGLNDSDARVRRAIVGSLAQIATPESYAALGAIVEAGDASYYVEATALRSFGKVAASGLSNASEEQTLKLIDSVLKQRQGWNEVVRAGAIGALSQLKTSEAALNLILEYTQPGVPQPLRLAAIRALGTISTGQDNINLERILERLKALSRETFFLTQVAVAVALGQMETTKAIGLLQSLADQTPDGRVRRIAEESIQTVQKNAGSDKAVKQLREELDQLKKENQDLKSRLENLEAKAKG
- a CDS encoding AAA family ATPase produces the protein MLPVLPGYQLNEKIYESTKTVVYRGYRSRDQHPVAIKFLKGQYPTSRELAIFRKQFTLSERLNLPGVVRSYCIENYGTALALVLEDFGAVSLKQYYEHHAPSLSEFLAIAIQVAQILAQLHQHNIIHKDIKPANLLINSETKQVKITDFSIATVLQAETQSLINPARLEGTLAYLSPEQTGRMNREIDYRTDFYSLGVTFYQLLTQRLPFESHDPLELVYCHLARQPISPTELNFDVPEMLSAIVLKLMAKTAEDRYQSAIGLKHDLERCQQQYEQDGKIEAFVLAQQDLCDRFQIPAKLYGRNREVKTLLEAFDRVAVPQRASGEFLLVTGYSGIGKSSLVQEVYKPIVQRRGYFISGKFDQLQRNIPYSAIVVAFQSLMRQLLSEPETELQRWREQLLAALGTQAQVIIDVIPELEWIIDAQPAVAVLPPTEAQNRFDRLFQNFIRVFCQPAHPFVIFLDDLQWADSATLRLIKLMLTNEQTQHFFLIGAYRDNEVDAAHPLMMLCTELQSANVNLQSIVLTPLNTEQVAELISDTMQCSIDAVQSLTELVMQKTEGNPFFINELLKTLHQEKLLSFDVDRRSWHWEIEQIQAIDFTDNIVELLIRKLKKLPNDTQQVLQLAACIGNQFDLKTLALIHPSSEVELTQLLSHAVDFGMIAPTSASEIDPATTHLTYLNYRFLHDRIQQAAYALISNPQKQSVHLQIGRLLYEKSPVERRNDLIFELTEHFNIGQALITAPQERLELANLNLQAGYKAKQATAYSAAQQYFTSARTILGDAWSEQYELMLSLHREQAEVEYLLGNFEAAQDLIDRSLIHVKSALEQAELYKLLIVVYTLKTQYQAAIVAGQKALDLLDIAFPETDLEAVLEVELTQAKLLLSGRKISEILNGKEMSVPEQKTAAKLLVALGAPTYFSNHVLWMIVVMKLVNLSLKYGQLPESTYGYSEYGLILGAMLGEYQSGYEFGQLSLNLAERFKDQAEKCKVCVVIGGSVNHWVRPLKEDAVIFMKGYQAGLESGELQFAGYNIAHQMVNCFYQGIDLESLSLKLPDYHKFVQQTQNQLAQEMLSACQLTIQTLQGNLSALKESQFLEDCRSHSSFSAICFYQIFKAQVLYLFDHPSEALDCIQAAKPLLQYIPGCISLAAFNFYHSLILSALYPKADSSTQKQLWQELSNNQQQMKVWAEHCPENFLHQYQLIEAEIARLSGDRSSAITLYDQALAQATLSEFTPNIALINEQAAKFWIADGKEKIAQAFLLEAYYLYRAWGATEKLVQLERNYPQLSKFIYTTDATPTEQTFSASHLSSSSTDTSQLLDLATILKASEVISQAIQLDKLLETLIRVVMENAGAQIGVILLRDEDRFADQEQTRWRVVAQGISDRSGITLIRSLPILLEEAVPVPLIHYVARTQEKQLIHDATNDATFATDAYILKHRPKSILCFPVQYQNQLIGIFYLEHRQLTHAFTRDRWKVLSLLSTQMAIAISNATLYQNLQIAEARERDRASQLEQSLIQLQQTQTQLIQTEKISSLGQLVAGVAHEVNNPVGFISGNLKYATQYVDELIGLVRKYQEIYPNSHAEIAELIDQMDLEFVAEDLPKMIDSMKLGIERIRDIMHSLRSYSRSDSTEKQPADLHKGLDSTLMILSHRLKASSDRPAIQIIKQYEPLPEVRCFAAQLNQVFMNLLANAIDALEDSSQGKQYAEIEKAPNTITIATHIEENNAIIRISDNGAGMSPEVQQHLFEAFFTTKPEGKGTGLGLSICYQIVVEKHGGSLTFNSQPDKGTEFKISIPIAFI